One Conger conger chromosome 18, fConCon1.1, whole genome shotgun sequence DNA window includes the following coding sequences:
- the erlin1 gene encoding erlin-1, producing the protein METAHVGAIVAAITGVLFILLHSSIHKIEEGHLAVYYRGGALLTTPNGPGYHIMLPFITTYRSVQTTLQTDEIKNVPCGTSGGVMIYFDRIEVVNMLVPSAVLDIVKNYTADYDKTLIFNKIHHELNQFCSVHTLQEVYIELFDIIDENMKTALQKDLIIMAPGLTIQAVRVTKPKIPESIRRNFEMMEAEKTRLLITAQTQKVVEKEAETERKKAVIEAQKVAQVAEIHFQQKVMEKETEKKISEIEDAAFLAREKARADAEFYTSQKYAEANTMKLTPEYLELMKYQAIAANSKIYFGQDIPDMFVDNSAPPGWGSEESPDPEGGVRHRRAGHSAKRDPSPEN; encoded by the exons ATGGAAACGGCTCACGTAGGCGCAATAGTCGCTGCCATCACGGGGGTGCTGTTCATTCTGCTACACTCCTCCATCCACAAGATTGAAGAAGGACACCTCGCTGTTTACTACAG GGGCGGAGCTTTGCTGACCACGCCCAATGGACCGGGCTACCACATCATGCTGCCGTTCATAACAACGTACAGGtctgtacag aCAACCCTTCAAACGGACGAAATAAAGAACGTGCCTTGCGGAACAAG CGGCGGCGTCATGATCTACTTTGACCGGATCGAGGTGGTGAACATGCTGGTGCCGTCAGCAG TGCTGGACATCGTGAAGAACTACACGGCGGATTATGACAAGACGCTGATATTCAACAAGATCCACCACGAGCTGAACCAGTTCTGCAGCGTCCACACACTCCAAGAGGTCTACATCGAGTTATTCG ACATCATAGATGAGAACATGAAGACTGCCCTCCAGAAGGACCTGATCATCATGGCACCTGGACTCACCATCCAG GCTGTACGTGTCACCAAGCCCAAAATCCCAGAGAGCATCAGGAGGAATTTTGAAATGAT GGAGGCGGAGAAGACCAGGCTGCTCATCACCGCGCAGACGCAGAAGGTGGTGGAGAAGGAGGCGGAGACGGAGAGGAAGAAGGCCGTCATCG AGGCCCAGAAGGTGGCACAGGTGGCTGAAATTCACTTCCAGCAGAAGGTGATGGAGAAGGAGACGGAGAAGAAGATTTCTGAGATCGAGG ACGCGGCGTTTTTGGCCAGAGAGAAGGCCAGAGCTGACGCAGAGTTCTACACCTCGCAGAAATACGCCGAAGCCAACACG ATGAAGCTGACCCCAGAATACCTGGAGCTGATGAAGTACCAGGCCATCGCGGCGAACAGCAAGATCTACTTCGGCCAGGACATCCCCGACATGTTCGTGGACAACAGCGCCCCCCCTGGCTGGGGGTCGGAGGAGTCCCCCGACCCGGAGGGCGGGGTCAGGCACAGGAGAGCAGGGCACTCGGCAAAGAGAGACCCCAGCCCTGAGAACTGA